TTTTCTATTGATAGATGAACCTTTGTTTAGTTAATAGAGTTAcctggagagctgggggggggggggggctcagtggaTGGTTATTGGGCTATGGGGCCTTTCGCCTCCAGGGCACTGGTTTGAATTTAGGTAGGCAGGTTCCCATCTGACATCTGTTTGGTGGCTTGGGTGGGATGAATTCAGTGGTCTTGGCCCACTTCCCAGTGGATATGTATCTACATCATGAAACCAATCAATACCCTCTTGACGGCAGTCTCAAAAGAGAGGCTGAGGCTTGAATGGGGCAAGGACCATGAACTCCGTCAGAGATGAGGGACAGCACTGTTTTTGTCAGCTGTTCCATATCAAGTGGCAAGACAAGGTCAGCAATGAGGATATTCACAGCTTAACCCAGAAACTGCCTCCCATCAGCAAAGGTTTGGGTTCGGTGGCTTTCTAAGTGCAGACGTATCATCAGGAGGGAAGATCAATGAATTATGAAGTGTGTGTCTCAAGGAATGCTGCTACACAACTGGCAAGGTCATGGGTACCAAGCACTTCAGTGGTGCAAAAGGACTGTCAATGATGGACACAGACTGACTATCCAGCCTGACCGCCTTAAGGACCTACCTAGAGATCAGTCTGGGTAGTGCCCAATCTGCAAGGAAGTGACAttcctttgggatttgccttGATGATGATGACAGCGATAGGCCTTGCTCATGCTGTGCATGCTGGGGATTAACAGAAGATGTCCCACACCAGGGTTGTCAATCtagcatctttcaccagcactaacctcacatgaacatttaaatagttaactggggtggagggagaaggtgATCAGCCTCTTCTTGCTCAGGGAGAAGAAGACTTTAAACAGACCACTTGACCTGAGCTCCCCCATGTGGTCACTTATTACTAGGGGTTGGCCTCTCAATTGCCTTGGCTTGCCCACAGGCTTTCAGGCCATCTTCACAGTTGGAGCTGCGCAGTGCGATAGCTGGGCTCCGTGCTGCTAGCTGAAGGTTGATTCCTTGCCCAGCAGTGTTCCTTCTGGAGCATCTGGGAGTGGTGAGACATGCTGTCCGATGCAGCTCAGCTGTCCTCGTTAGAGGCAGCTGTTCTCAAGTCGGTGTAAAGAAGTAGTGGCTCTTCTGCCAGTGAAATCCTAACTGCACAGGGAAGGACAGACTGGTGTCTAACAAGACACTTGTGGACAAGATTCTGGACTCAATAGTGGTAACAGAGCTGGAGGAATATCTAGACAGTCGTGTTCAGCAATGAAATAGCTGCCCAGATTCAGTCGAGGACACAGCACCAAGAATCCCCTTGCTAGCGTCAGCGATGATTTACTCACCACTTTGCAAACACAGAGCTGTCCTTGCTGGTGTTATTAGATCTATGGGCAGATGTGGATACTGTGGACAGTTGGATGCTACTGCCTCACCTAGATGATTAGCGGAGCAATACTGGGAATGCACTGGACTAGTACCAGTCGTGTCTTAAGGAGCTGTCCCAACTGGGTGGATACTCACCAGGCTGTAATGGGATAACGTGCTGTGTTCTCCATGTCTGTGGGTTGTCTCCAATGCTCTTCAGACGCGGCTTCTTGGAAGGATACGTATTGTCTATGGTCTATTCACTGCTACGCTGATAAtacccagctctctctctagaTACGTACTGATATTTGCCTCTCCAGACTCCATGAGGAACATGCTATGAAATCCATGACTAGACAACTTGAAGGTGACTGAGACTATACCCTGGCACAGCTGAAATAATGCAGACTGAGTCAGGCTGGAGATATGAGAAGAGCATATCTCCCTGGGCTGCACAGCCTTCAATGGGCTGAATGTTGTTCAcaactgattttcagaaatgaaagcTCCAAAGACAGATTGTTGCTGCATTATTCATGGCTTGGCCAAGAGCAGGCGATAATGGAAATCACACAAGGGAGTCTGCACGCTGGGAATTTCTGGAGAAGAGGCTGAGAGACATTTGCACAAGCTTAAAAAATGTTAGGTATCTATCTGAACCCAACCCGTGAGGCTCATTCTCCACTGTTCGAATCAGTATCACACACATTGCTAGATAGGAGTCTGGAACTTCTCTGGATCTCCCAGTGGCCATGAGAATCACGGAATTCTATTGTTGTCTTGTGGCTTTCTTGTACCTACATCCACTCAgtgctgtcatagaatcatagaatatcagggttagaagggacctcaggaggtcatctagtctaaccccctgctcaaagcaggaccaatctccaatttttcccccagatccctaaatggccccctgaaagattgaactcacaaccctgggtttagcaggtcagtgctcaaaccactgagctatctgtcACAAAGCTATAGGCTTTTGTGCTTCACTTCTTACATGGACAATGGCCAGATTTCCATCCCAGTGATCTGGGTGGTGGACCTGGCTTCCCTTTACATGCCATTTTGCTCATGCAGGAAGGGGCCAAATTCCCCATGGGTGTAATCCATTGATcccagtggagctgcacctgATTATCCTAGTGATGGATGTGGCTCCGTTTCCCTAACTGGATCAACATTTTTTTATGAACAAAGCTGAGATGTTGCTCCTGTTTCTGACATTTGGCTCCCTATCTCCACGTGCCCTGAAAATGGTCCTGGCCATGTTATAGTGATTCCCTGACTTATGCATAGTTTCTCACAGTAAATCAATTCCCCGATCCCTGTAGGCTTCACCTGATTCCAGGATCTTCACAGTCCAGAATTCTCTAGGTGGCAATGGAGGCATGGGGCACTTTCTGTCTTGAGCACCATGAGCTTGACACTCTAGACAGGATATTGTTGGTGAGTTTTCCTCCCCTACAGCACCATCATTTCCACATTATGCCCTCTATATGAGGGACTCCTCTGTGTGCTGGGAGATGAGTTCACGAgtcttttatttctgtttaaggCACTTCCTGACTTCCCCGTTATACTCCCAAGACATGGTTGGCATTAACATCCCTTCTTACGAATGGACAGTTGCCCTCTCTCCTTGCCTGGGGCTACGTTGCTTTGGTGGCACCAGTTCCAATGGTCTGTAGAATTCCCTTTTCTTCGCCTCAAGATAGCGTAAGGCAGAGGGGCTCTGAGCCGCCATGTTGCTGGGGCACAATATTTGGGGTGTTTGCAGTGAACTCTGCAGAGAGTTTTTGGGATTCCCCAATTGGCTCTGTTGGTTGTGGTGTTGTGCGACACCTTGATCCCTGTGGAAGGTGCAAAATGGATCGCCAAAACCCAGAAATGCCTTGCAGAGCCACCTAAAAGACACAGGCATTGGGAAAAGGCCTAGTAGATCAAACGATTGTTGCTTGTATTAGCAGCTGGCTGATGAACAGGGAGCAGAGAGTAACTGTTAAGGGGGAGACCTCTGAGCAGGGAACAATATCAAGGGAGGGAACCTCAGGAGTCAGTGCTAGGATTCCCATCATTTAATATTCTCCTTGACAGGCTAGGGGAAGGGGAAATTCATGAGCTTTGCCTCTGATGCCCAAATTAGCCATAGCAAatgcaggagaaggggaagccagcagcaaagggagctggggagatcAGTGCTGCGGGTGCCTGAGGTTCAGTAATGCCATGTGAGGCCATCCGCCTTGGCAGAGGAAGAAGTGGAACAGAGACAAATGTGGGAAGGGACCAGTTATCGACAGAGCAACCAGGCTGGGAAAGACCCAGGGAGGAAAAACAGCTGAGTGTGAGCTTGCAGAACGGCCCCATTGTGAGAGGAGTCAGTGCTAGCCTAGGATTGGGTGGATTGGGATCATGTGACATTAAAGATAGGGAGGACATAACACTGTCACTTGTTTGTCCTGGCTCTTCCTGCTAACACAATCCAGCTGGGTCAAAGCCCTGAGGGGCACAATTGCCACTGCAAGCCTAATTTGAGCAGGCTATTACTACACACTtgtggggtcagagtcaggcagCTGTATGTGTacatgggggagaagaggggttaACATACAACCAGCCGTTTGCGCACACAGTCCTGGTTAACTGTGTGTACAGACTAGGCATGCAACTGCATATGCATTTTTGTATGTACGCAATGGAGTGCCTGGAATATCACGTCCTTTGGGACTGAGTCCCACCGCTGGCGTGTGGTCCAACCTACTAACTTCTATAGCTCCTTGTCAATATCACAACAGCCAAGCCATTAGCCTCTCCTGCCTCTATCATGCATGCATCTCTTCTTATACCTCCCTGGACAGTTCCAGCCCCTTCAGTGACCTAGCGGCTTTGCACTGACGAGTGACTGAATGCACTTGGCAAGAGCTAACTTGGGAGCAGTCGGGGGACAAAGTCCCTCTCTGTGAAGCATTACCATCCCCGTGTGGCCCAGCAGGGGTTAACAGTGTGACCCAGGCTCCTGTGAGCTCTCTTTGCTTTGGCTGTGTCTCCCCTCCACTCTGTGAGTCCTTAGTGAAAACACTGACCAGTGCTGGAGCTAGAACAGACCCCTGCTGGACCCCACCTGACACAGCCTCCCAGTGCTGACAATGTCCATTATCTATATCTGTGACATGTGTGGATCAGCTGCCCTTATGGCCTCTGCCAGTGATATGTGCTGGTGGCCTAAGCCCTTAGTGCATGTCCACAGCCTACATGCATGTGTATATGGCCTATGGCAATGCTTTTAGCCCCGGGGCCTAAGGCAATGCTGTGTGCTGGAACAGCCCTCTCCCTGTCCCAGAGGTGGGAATACAAAATATCTGTGGTGTGCCCCTCTGAGTGCTGCGCTGGGATGCTAGTGAAGGTCCAGGCTTGGCCTCCCATAGCCCTTCCCCTCTGTGCTGACAGAACCCACTTTCACACCACCCCGGAGACCTGCTCCCCCATCATGCAAGCCCAGGAGAGCTGTGGCCCTGGGGCTGTCTGGCAGGGGACCCACCTTGCCAATGACATCGTTCCGGCTCAGCCTGTCCTTGTCCATGACGGTGATGATGATGGTCGTCTCTCGCAGCTTCTCGGTGGGTATATCGAAGATGAAGGACTCGTTGAAGACTGGGTTCAGGCACCGCTTCATTACCACTGTCTTCTTCTTCTCCACCCTCTTGTCCTTGTACATCAGCCACACCTTGACGTAGGGGTCTGCCATGGAGAGGAGAGGTCAGACACAGTGCTCTTAAGCCAGGGCAGGGCACAGTGCTGTTAGGCCAGGGCAGGGCTCCTCCCCGCTTTTGCTCCTTCACTTGGCCTGTCCTCAGGTTTCCTGCCTCTCACGCCAGGGCCCTCTCTTTCAGCTGGTGGCCTACAGCCTCCTGCTCAATGCAGGAGAGAGGGATCTGTGGGGCAGCTCCCCTTTTCGCTGCAGGACGTACTAGGGAGCTGAGACAGGTCAGGAGGACTCTTGAGTTCCTCCTAGTGTGGGACACAAGAAACTCAGAGCTGACTGTTCCCTGTGGAAGACAAAGGAGGACTCTCTCCCTGGTGTGGGACAGAGGGACTCTGGATAAGTTCCTccctgaggagaggcagagggtaCCCAAGGTGAGGAAGAATAGATTGCAGTTACCCTGCACCTTACTACGCTGGTGAATGGCCCCTGCCAGGACCCCTGGCTCAGTACAGAAGAAGGGCCCTGATTGCCAGTACCTGAAGTCCCCCCGATATCCATGGCTTTCAGATTCCGTGCTTTGATGATATTCACAATGATAGAGTTACCGGAAGGGTTGTAGCAAAGGGACAGGAGGAGTTCTCCCCGACTTCCCTGCAGAGAGGAGAGGTTGTTATAGACAGGCAGAACTCCCCAGGACACCAGCTAGCCTAGCTCAACCAGAGCACCTCAGCGTCCCCGTCCCCACAGAAACCACCTTCAAATGTATTTATGGCTGTAACATGATTTGCTTCTCCACCATATACAAAGAAGCTGGCTATCTAGGGCTGGGAAGGAATCTGTAGCATGGCTTCAGATAGCACCGTTATTGGAAACAAATTCACATCCACATGGATCAGTGAAAGTATCCCACAGCTGGTGCCAGCCCACGTTTTTGCAGTTGGCTCTAAACCATGGCCGAGAACTGTTTTCTGCTAGTAGAGTGTCTCCTACAGGATGCACAAGGCCTTAAACCCCTTCTCAGCTGACAGGGGGTAAGACCCCTAGGCCTTCGGATTCTGAATAAAGAGAGGATGCAGTCCCCAGGGCTGTCAATACTGCCCCTTTTACCGGTACCAGATTCATGGGTTCATcacagattcacagattttaaggccagaaggaaccactctGCTCATTgtgtctgacctccagcatagcACAGGCCGGAGACATGGCTCTCATCCCAGCCTCCAGGAGTGTTGCTGGGATAGTGGTAGATCCCTCTGGGTATCTCACAGTGGTGAGGGTTCGGGGATGTCCTCTCTGGGACCTTCGCTGTGGCAGCTCCAGGATGTCCTCTGGGAGCACTAAGCTATTATAGTCACTGAGGCCAGCTAATAGCCACATACATTAAGCCAGGGCATTACACACTGGCTAAGCCTCTCTCTGAACACAAAGCAAAGGCCTTACACTCCCATCACTGCAGGGTTTCAGCTCCTTCCAGAATGTCTGCATCTGGGTCAGGTCCAACTTGTTGAGTGGAATGGACACCTCTCCGATGGGGTCATTGCGACTGAAGCGGTCATAGTCCAGAACCTGGAGATACAGCACCCGCTGCACCACCTTCTCATATGGGAAACCTGCCAAGGAGACCAGAGCGGGAGGTGGCTACCCAGGAACATGGCAACATGGCCAAGTCTGGCAGTGCCATTCCAGATCCATACACCTACTTAAACCCAGGTGGCATTCATGCAAAAGAGACCATCACTGGCATGCATCTCTCTAGCCAGTTCTGGCTGATGTATGTTGCTGGGATCAAACAGTCAGTGGAGAAGGGGCACTGGGTGGAGGGAGACACACTTTTCAGTAATTTTATGGCCTCTACTAATATCTGTGGTTACGAGTAATCAACCCTCATGCTTCATGACACCAGCTGACCACtgccagggtcaggaaggaatcccaCCCTTCACAAACATCATTCCACAATTGGCTGGGTGCATCACAACTGTCTGTGGAGGCGTTTGTATCTTTCTGTGAGTGATCAGGTATTGATTGTTCACCAGAGGCTGGACCCAGATCGATGGTGTGATCTGATACGGCAGGAGGTCAGATCCCAAGGGTGTGGTCTGATCGGGCAGGAGGCAGGAAAGTCTGATATGGTTTAGCAGAAGCGGAGATAGTGGACCAGATAGGCCAGAGATGTGGCACACAAAGTGGGACATACAACTAGTGTGACCAGTGGTTCAGTACAGGGAGGTAGGAGAGGGGATCACAGAGTTGATTGTCCATTGGGGTGGCTGTGGGGGTAGGTCACAGAATCCAATGCTggaaggaccaggaggcaggacATTTGGCCAGACAGGCCAGTGGCTCAATGTGGGGAGGTACGAAAGGGTGTACTGGTGCTGACTGGCCACGGTGCGATCCAGCATGATGGGGAGAACAGTCGTGTGGAGTGATCAGCCTGGCAGAAGCAGGCACGCTGCTGCTCTAGATGGCTCACTTTGGGCTCCAGTCTGGCCAATCCTGCTTTCTACAGGGACTTGGACTCACTTTCTGTCTCTCTAGGTATTCATATGGCCCTcgtcaccacagtatctgagtgctgggAGGCACGAAGTGCTAACGCCATGCTAAAGTCAGGGCCCAGAGGCACAGGGGAGAGACAGTGACTTCCCAGGGTTAGCCGGGGGTCAATGGCTGAGCTGGGACTTGCTCTTGGCTCACGCCCtgtctgctggctcctgccaCCTACCTTCAAAGAGGAAGGTCTCGTTCCAGTGGGGGTTCAAGTTCTTCCTCTTCACTTTGGTCTCCAGCTTGTTCTTTTTATCAGGCAGCAGGTAGATCTTGACAAAAGGGTCACTGGTGCCACTGAAGTCCTTGGCCGGCAGCTCCTGAGCCTTCATGATCTTGACAGTCAGGGTGGATTCCTGGAAGTTGTAGCCAACGCTGAATTGGATTCGGCCTAGGTTCTCCCTGCTGGAGCTGTCGTGTCCCTCGTCATCCTCAGAGCCTGGGGAGAGCTGAGTGGGGACAGAGAATGGAGAGTCATCCTGGAGAACTCAGCATGGGGTGAGCACCATTGCCAGGGAGAAACACAGAGATCTGTCTATCTACCTGTCACTTCACCAGCCTATCTATGATTTATGTTCAGTCTTTGAGCACCTCCTCCTATAGctgctcttccccctgccccatccctccccctccttccccaagaTGGGACCAGAGGAGGAGACTGGCTTGATTTCTCCCCATCAGGCAGCTCGGGACTCTACAGACCCAAGAGGCATTTCTAGTCGGGGCAGAGTGTAAATCTGCAGTGAGGAAGTGGGGTTGGAggctcctggggaggggagatcaCAGCAGTGGGATGGGTAGCTCAGTCACTGGGTGGATGAGGCTGTTTTCCATCTGACTCTGAGGAATGTTACAATATTGCTTAAATAGCCAGGGCCGATCCTGCAGCCGTGATGTGAGTGTAATGCGAAACACAGCATGGGCTGGGTGCACCTCTGGGGCTGTTCCCCATAAAGAGGTTTCTTAGGCGGCTGCTGCTGTTTCCAAATGGCGGAGCTGGTCCTGTAGCTCAACCACTAGAAACTCATGCTTTTAAACCAGGTTCAATCAACTGCTTACCCAGCCAAGGGGAGGGTGAGAGGTACAGTTGATGAGAGTGAAGCATGCAAGGTCAAGCTCTCTGAGGCAAGGCTCTGCCGATTATCAACCTGCTTCCTGATAATCAGCAAAATGccctggacttcagtggggcgAGGTTCTGGTCTGGGAGTAGAGAAGGTGTCTATGGTCAGAAAGGGAGGTGAGTTTCTTCTGGAGCCCTCTGTGTGTCTGGAGaactctgcagagctgggctagcaTTTCTCTCCAGCGTCCAGCTCAGTGTCCTCAAAGAACAGTGGATAAAATTCCACCATTGCCTGAGAGAGGGCAAGTGCTGCCATGCATGGCTCAGGCACAAGAGCTGGCTGAGATGACCACCCACCCAGCATGTGTGCTagcctgctgggagggggggccTGGAGACTGGTAGACCACCCCACCGGAATGTGAGGCCAGCCCACAGCTGCCACAGGAGCCCAGGAAACGCTATGCATAGGCCTCATCACACTGCTTGCACCAGACCAGAGAAGGAGCTTCTGACAGCCAACTAGCTGCATAGCCTGTCTCCCCTGCTGTCACCTCTCGATGCCCCTCTCAGTTTGGGAACCAGTACAGGCGCGTCTGCTCAGGCTGGGGAAGAACTGGCACAGAGCTGTGGGCAGGCAGGGCCTGCTGGGGACAGGTGCTGCAGCAACACAGCAAATGAGTCTCTGCACGCTGCCAGTGGGTTTGAACTCAGGACTATCTGGACAAAAAGCACAGACTTCTGGGATAAAGGACTGAACCTGCCAGCCAGCAGCAGTGGCATATTCATAAGCTCTGTGATTTAGCTGCCAGAGCACTCGGTTACTCTGCTTCTTGTCAGCGACATGTGGCGCCAACTCGCTACCAGCAATTTACCTTGCTTGGCCTCAGCCCCCAGCTCACCCACCCTGGCAATCAGCATTGCCTGCTTCTCATGGGCCTCTCCAAAATGCCCTTGCTTCTCCAGTACCAATCGCTAGCAGGAACGGAGCTCATGGGCCACTGCACCCCAGCTCAGCTCCCTCCGCTTGCTCTGCCTGCCTCATCTGGGCTCTTTGTGAGCATTTTCCCCGACCTCGGTCCATTGTCAGAGCGTCAGCAGGCGTCTCATCTAAATGTGCTCTTCCTGTGCTCAGGCCCTTGCTTCTTGTTAAATTCCATTCGTTCCCAGCTTCCTTTCTATtatctctgctctgctgctggcacaGAGGCCtatcccaccctgctccctgcatttCTTTAAGGCATGTATGCATAGCTCCTGTGATGGTCTCTTAGATGGGAGGCCTTCCAACTCTCCCAGCTCCCACGCTCCCCTTTGTACTCCCTGTTTTACTGCTCATAATAACGAATCAGCGATTAATAATGACTATCTCAGTTGCACCACAGCTTCCCCCTGGTGGTGTGCAGGGGAATTATCACCACTCTGCTTTCACACGATACTGTATCGCTCCCCAGATCTCTCCGTATTCCATGACGAAAAGCTTCCTTACGTTGGAGTTAAGGTTGAAAATACACATCAATCTTTTCCAGGGAAATGGTCTTAAAAGGGTGTTGtggtttaaacaaaacaaaacaaatccctaGAACGCCAGGAAAATCAAAATCCAAACAAAGAGCTGAAAGGTTGAAAATGTCAACAGTCAACAAAATGGCCTTTACACCGACCTGTCCCTCCACACCCAGGGCATGCATTGTACAAAACACACCTATTTTGCTGAGGACATTTTGCTGACACAGGCTGGGAACATCTTTGATACTGAGTGACCCAGATTGTGGTTTGGACTATAGAGCTGTGCAGCGGAGCGACTACTTGCATCTCTGCATGTTACTCAGAGCTGGGGTCTGGGCAGGCA
This DNA window, taken from Dermochelys coriacea isolate rDerCor1 chromosome 6, rDerCor1.pri.v4, whole genome shotgun sequence, encodes the following:
- the SYT7 gene encoding synaptotagmin-7 isoform X7, which encodes MYVDPEAAGKGVPSRDVLLVSAIITVSLSVTIVLCGICQWCQRKLGKRYKNSLETVGTPDSSRGRSEKKTIKLPSGGKMANTAPMPGQTQHDESDRKTEPRSSVSDLVNSLTSEMLMLSPGSEDDEGHDSSSRENLGRIQFSVGYNFQESTLTVKIMKAQELPAKDFSGTSDPFVKIYLLPDKKNKLETKVKRKNLNPHWNETFLFEGFPYEKVVQRVLYLQVLDYDRFSRNDPIGEVSIPLNKLDLTQMQTFWKELKPCSDGSGSRGELLLSLCYNPSGNSIIVNIIKARNLKAMDIGGTSDPYVKVWLMYKDKRVEKKKTVVMKRCLNPVFNESFIFDIPTEKLRETTIIITVMDKDRLSRNDVIGKIYLSWKSGPGEVKHWKDMISHPRQAVAQWHQLKA
- the SYT7 gene encoding synaptotagmin-7 isoform X6, which translates into the protein MYVDPEAAGKGVPSRDVLLVSAIITVSLSVTIVLCGICQWCQRKLGKRYKNSLETVGTPDSSRGRSEKKTINGSLLSGTKLATSSASGLAGEREGRPGEKQQLHEDGMKSSLSAHSEPSNGKRERGRWHTVQSHLAAGKLSLSKLPSGGKMANTAPMPGQTQHDESDRKTEPRSSVSDLVNSLTSEMLMLSPGSEDDEGHDSSSRENLGRIQFSVGYNFQESTLTVKIMKAQELPAKDFSGTSDPFVKIYLLPDKKNKLETKVKRKNLNPHWNETFLFEGFPYEKVVQRVLYLQVLDYDRFSRNDPIGEVSIPLNKLDLTQMQTFWKELKPCSDGSGSRGELLLSLCYNPSGNSIIVNIIKARNLKAMDIGGTSDPYVKVWLMYKDKRVEKKKTVVMKRCLNPVFNESFIFDIPTEKLRETTIIITVMDKDRLSRNDVIGKIYLSWKSGPGEVKHWKDMISHPRQAVAQWHQLKA